In Malassezia vespertilionis chromosome 8, complete sequence, a genomic segment contains:
- the CCT7 gene encoding T-complex protein 1 subunit eta (COG:O; EggNog:ENOG503NVKZ), which translates to MAAMMRGNAGGRLGMMKPPVIVLKEGTDTSQGTGQLLSNIGACVSVMNTVASTLGPRGMDKMIVNDRGQATISNDGATIMKLLDIVHPAARALVDIARAQDAEVGDGTTSVVLFAGELLKQARPFIEEGVSPHVISRGFVRAAELAVEHIKEIAVRIDKSDPQQLHDLFLKCAGTAMSSKLIVSQRSFFANMAVDAVMSLDQQILNEKLIGIKMVPGGAMQDSLLIRGVAFKKTFAYAGFEQQPKVFANPPILCLNVELELKAEKDNAEVRIKEVSEYQAIVDAEWGIIYAKLDAIVKTGAKVVLSKLPIGDLATQYFADRDIFCAGRVPTDDIQRVVQAVGGSMQSTVTDIDPKVHLGTCEHFEERQIGGERFNLFTGCAGAKTATVVLRGGGEQVIAEIERSLHDAIMIVKRAIQNNDVVAGGGAIEMELSKYLRDFARTIQGKQQLIIAAYAKALECIPRQLADNAGFDATDLMSQLRMCHAQGHTWDGIDIRSEGIANNMETFVWEPSLIKINALSASVEATRMVLSVDETVNAQQSAQPQTGPPAPPGTAQRALRAGGRGGIPRR; encoded by the coding sequence ATGGCTGCGATGATGCGAGGGAACGCCGGCGGGCGACTTGGCATGATGAAGCCACCTGTGATTGTGTTGAAAGAAGGTACAGATACCTCTCAAGGCACTGGCCAGCTGCTCTCCAACATTGGCGCGTGCGTTTCTGTAATGAATACAGTCGCGTCGACGCTTGGCCCACGCGGCATGGACAAGATGATTGTGAACGACCGAGGGCAGGCGACGATCTCGAATGACGGCGCGACGATCATGAAGTTGCTTGATATAGTGCAcccagccgcgcgtgcattggtcgacattgcgcgtgcgcaagatGCCGAGGTTGGCGATGGGACCACCTCTGTCGTGCTTTTTGCCGGCGAGTTGTtgaagcaggcgcgcccATTTATTGAGGAGGGTGTGAGTCCCCATGTGATTTCGCGTGGATTTGTCCGGGCTGCGGAGCTTGCTGTGGAGCACATCAAGGAGAttgccgtgcgcatcgaCAAGAGCGATCCGCAGCAGCTCCACGACCTGTTCCTCAAGTGTGCCGGCACTGCGATGTCATCCAAGCTGATTGTATCGCAACGCTCTTTCTTTGCAAATATGGCGGTCGATGCGGTCATGTCGCTCGACCAGCAAATCCTGAACGAAAAGCTTATCGGGATCAAAATGGTGCCCGGCGGTGCGATGCAAGACTCCCTTTTGATCCGTGGCGTGGCGTTCAAAAAGACGTTTGCGTACGCGGGCTTTGAGCAGCAACCCAAGGTGTTTGCCAACCCGCCCATTCTCTGTCTCAATGTCGAGCTGGAACTCAAGGCGGAGAAGGACAATGCCGAAGTACGTATCAAGGAGGTGTCGGAATACCAAGCCATTGTTGACGCCGAATGGGGCATCATCTATGCCAAGCTTGATGCGATTGTCAAGACCGGCGCCAAGGTTGTTCTGTCCAAGCTCCCGATCGGCGACTTGGCCACGCAGTACTTTGCCGACCGCGACATTTTCTGTGCGGGACGTGTGCCGACCGATGATATACAGCGTGTCGTTCAGGCCGTCGGCGGCTCGATGCAGTCTACCGTTACGGACATCGATCCCAAGGTACACCTCGGTACGTGCGAGCACTTTGAGGAGCGCCAGATCGGCGGCGAGCGGTTCAATCTGTTTACAGGGTGCGCTGGCGCAAAGACAGCCACAGTTGtgttgcgcggcggcggcgagcaagTAATTGCCGAGATTGAGCGCAGCTTGCACGACGCAATCATGATTGtcaagcgcgcgatccaGAACAATGATGTGGTCGCTGGCGGCGGTGCGATCGAGATGGAGCTCTCCAAGTACCTGCGCGACTTTGCACGTACCATCCAaggcaagcagcagctcATTATTGCTGCCTACGCCAAGGCACTGGAATGCATTCCGCGCCAGCTCGCTGATAATGCGGGCTTTGACGCGACAGATCTGATGAGCCAGCTGCGTATGTGCCATGCACAAGGACATACGTGGGATGGGATTGATATTCGCTCGGAAGGTATTGCCAACAATATGGAAACGTTTGTGTGGGAGCCGAGCTTGATCAAGATCAATGCGCTCAGTGCATCGGTCGAGGCGACGCGCATGGTGCTTAGTGTAGACGAGACCGTcaatgcgcagcagagTGCTCAGCCGCAGACCGGTCCTCCAGCTCCGCCAGGCACCGCTCAGCGCGCCCTCCGCGCCGGCGGCCGTGGCGGCATACCTCGTCGTTAG
- a CDS encoding rhomboid protease (EggNog:ENOG503Q6XA; TransMembrane:6 (i45-63o111-130i137-155o175-191i198-221o233-251i); COG:T; MEROPS:MER0015472), which yields MLRRVLQRASLRAPPFVYIRVPRRIDPFRDGQYRGRSAPSGSQRVVIGLVAANTLVYGMWRYARDDATRMSDRRMYSFMVRNFTSGEYNLRQGRWWTLITACFSQQTLPHFAFNMLTFLFTAPAIVPLVGAQKLLHLYLGAGLVSSLTGIAWPYVIDPILGNDHHRMQRQASLSQGASGSVYAILAAFTALRPNATFYLFFAFPLPAWVCLSGILGWEMYAASYPPKDRHIDSVGHVGGLLSGLLFARFYLRRV from the coding sequence atgctgcggcgcgtgctgcagcgtgcgtcactgcgcgcgccgccatttGTATATATacgtgtgccgcgccgcattgaTCCGTTCCGTGATGGCCAGTACCGCGGGCGCTCCGCTCCGTCAGGGTCGCAGCGTGTCGTGATTGGCCTCGTCGCTGCAAATACGCTCGTCTACGGCATGTGGCGCtacgcgcgcgacgatgcgacACGCATGAGCGACCGGCGCATGTACAGCTTTATGGTACGCAACTTTACGAGCGGCGAATACAATTTGCGGCAAGGGCGGTGGTGGACATTGATCACCGCGTGCTTTAGCCAGCAGACGCTGCCGCATTTTGCCTTTAATATGCTCACGTTCCTCTTTACCGCTCCTGCTATTGTGCCCCTGGTTGGCGCACAAAAGCTGCTGCATTTATATCTGGGCGCAGGTCTTGTCTCGTCGCTCACCGGCATCGCTTGGCCGTACGTCATTGATCCGATTCTCGGCAATGACCACCATCGGATGCAGCGACAAGCGTCTCTGTCCCAAGGCGCCAGTGGATCCGTCTACGCAATCCTCGCGGCATTCACTGCACTGCGTCCTAATGCCACATTTTACCTGTTCTTTGCATTCCCGCTGCCTGCGTGGGTATGCCTTAGCGGCATCCTGGGCTGGGAGATGTACGCGGCGAGTTATCCGCCCAAGGATCGGCATATCGACTCGGTCGGCCATGTAGGCGGCCTCTTATCGGGGCTGCTTTTTGCTCGTTTCTATCTGCGCAGAGTGTAA
- the ATS1 gene encoding alpha tubulin suppressor (COG:D; COG:Z; EggNog:ENOG503NUPQ) codes for MPLYAAGSNSEGQLGIGSTDDASTFQPCLAMLHNTVQPFPPAGAHIKTLASTGTATLVHLAHAREPLWIAGTAPSTGNAAYSVFHAMDMQAIYTAAQIHSDSAVHTIAASWDCFFLVLRTRTNDVCISLGVTNTFGQLGTGNERPSSSIHRVHFSPTAPLWPSTAHSHGTFRIASISAGVRHMLAVVTYTSADVCITAVYGWGEARHGQLGSPRPPARKDAGGVPRRIRSTPMLLGMWPYNGTVQAACGMQHSVLVFSGATTALWMMGAGRFGQTNAAACIPHGARASTPAAPAAPVPAHVAAHTVDRRCVQAACNWSTTLLLWEGGAVTGCGSNAHGQLSGAGQWHEPAALAAGSEHSVLREGSTLYGWGWNEHGNLTGAAESVARPAQLSARCTQAWAGCATTWIEMD; via the coding sequence ATGCCCCTCTACGCGGCAGGGTCCAATTCCGAGGGCCAGCTGGGGATTGGCAGCACCGACGATGCGTCTACCTTTCAGCCGTGCCTTGCCATGCTGCACAACACCGTGCAGCCATTCCCTCCGGCTGGCGCCCACATAAAAACCCTCGCAAGCACGGGCACAGCGACGCTGGTGCACCTGGCGCACGCCCGCGAACCCTTATGGATTGCCGGCACAGCGCCCAGCACAGGCAACGCGGCATATTCCGTATTCCACGCTATGGACATGCAAGCCATCTATACTGCCGCACAAATCCACTCCGATTCTGCCGTGCACACGATTGCAGCGTCGTGGGACTGTTTCTTTCTTGTGCTCCGCACGCGGACCAACGACGTATGCATCTCGCTTGGCGTAACGAATACGTTTGGCCAACTCGGTACCGGCAACGAGCGCCCTTCTTCTAGCATCCACCGCGTGCACTTCTCCCCCACAGCCCCGCTCTGGCCATCCACCGCACATTCCCACGGCACCTTTCGTATTGCGTCCATTTCCGCCGgtgtgcggcacatgctCGCCGTAGTAACGTATACCAGCGCTGATGTGTGCATCACAGCCGTGTATGGATggggcgaggcgcgccatgggcagcttggctcgccgcgccccCCGGCAAGAAAAGACGCAGGaggcgtgccgcgcaggaTTCGCAGCACGCCCATGCTGCTGGGCATGTGGCCGTACAATGGGACGGTACAGGCAGCGTGTGGCATGCAGCACTCGGTGCTTGTATTTTCGGGCGCAACTACTGCGCTGTGGATGATGGGTGCTGGCCGTTTCGGGCAGACCaacgctgctgcgtgcatcccgcacggcgcacgggCCTCGACgcctgccgcgcctgccgcgcctgtgcccGCGCATGTAGCTGCGCACACGGTCgatcgccgctgcgtacAAGCAGCGTGCAATTGGAGCACCACCCTCTTGCTATGGGAGGGCGGCGCGGTCACTGGCTGCGGAAGCAACGCGCATGGCCAATTGAGCGGCGCCGGCCAGTGGCACGAGCCggcagcgctcgcagccGGGAGCGAGCAcagcgtgctgcgcgagggAAGCACGCTGTATGGCTGGGGCTGGAACGAGCACGGGAACCTCACTGGTGCAGCCGAGAGTGTCGCGCGGCCCGCGCAGCTTTCTGCGCGGTGCACACAAGCATGGGCAGGATGTGCGACAACATGGATAGAAATGGATTGA